A stretch of DNA from Micromonospora sp. WMMD1155:
CGGGGCTCTTGCTCCACGAGGCGGCGTCGAGCAGGTTCGCGGTGGCGGAGGCGGTCAGCATCCCCAGGCAGTAGTTGGCGTCGGTGGCGCTGGCCGAGTAGGTCAGGAAGACGCGGCCGTTGCGCTGGATCACCGCCGGCCCCTCGGCGACCCGGTAGCCGCGGGTCTCCCAGTCGTACGTCGGCACGACGAGCCGGGTCACCGTGCCGGTGATCTGCCAGGGGTTGGCGCCCATCCGGGCGAGGTAGACGTTGGAGTTGGTGGAGATGCCCGGCTCCTGCTGTGCCCAGGTCAGGTAGCGCACCCCGTTGACGACGAAGGTCGAGGCGTCGAGGCTGAAGGTGTCCCAGGGTGTCGTGATCCGGCCGCGTTCGGTCCACGACCCGTTCAGCGGATTCGCGTTGGCGTTCTCCAGCACGTACATCCGGATCCGCCACACGTCGTCGGTGCGTCCCGCGGCGAAGTAGACGTACCACCTGTTGTTTATAAAGTGGATCTCCGGAGCCCAGATGTGGGCGCCCATCTCCCCGCTGGTGTGCCGGGTCCAGATCGTCGTCTCGGCCGCCGTCGCCAGCCCCTGCAGGGTGGTCGCCCGGCGCAGCACGATCCGGTCGTACTGCGGCACTGTCGCGGTCAGGTAGTAGTAGCCGTCGGTGTGCCGGAAGATGTGCGGATCGGCCCGCTGGTTGACCAGGGGGTTGGTGTAGTTCACGGCCGGTGCGGCCTGCGCCGGTCCGCCGACCGGCAGCCCGGCCGTCACGGCGAGCACCACCAGCGCGGCCACCACCACCGACCGTAGCCGGCGGGAGCAGCGGCCGGCTGGCGCGGAACGAACTGCTGGGCGGAGGACCGGACCGGTGCGGGGGAGTGGCAGCGACATCTGTCCTCCGTGCGGTTGGTGAGCGTCCGAACGACGCCACCCGGGGACGGTCGACCGACGGCATCCCGCCAGGAAGAAGCGTGAGTGGGCGAGGGAGACATGACGATGGTGTTACGTCGAGGTGGCGAACCAATGTTCGCGTTAACATCGATGTGTGTCAAGGCCTCGACGGGGCTCTACGCCATCGTGCACCCGGAGGAGGCCCTGCTCAGGCGTGCGCTCGACGTACCATTTCGTTGATCCAGACTGGCGCGTACGGGGATGTGCACCCCGGGGAGGTCGGGTAGTCCTTGAGGACCGCCAGGCGTTCGCCGATGTCGATCGCGCGGGCGCGGTACGCGGCGTGTTCGATCCCGATCTGGGCCAGGCAGTGGTTCATCGCCCACTGGAGGCGATCCGGCGCGTCCCTCATCTCGCTCTCGATGACGTCGAGTAGTCCCGGGAGGTCGAGGCTCTCGGGCTTCTTCGTCACGCGCTCCGTGGTCAGCGCCCAGCCGGCGCTCGCGACCACCGGATCCGGATCAGCACACCAGGCCAGGCGCAGCTCCTCGGAGTGCGGGCTCTTCTTCACCACGTAGTTCACGAGCCAGTCGTGCACCTTGGGCGCGCGTGCCTCGCGCAGCATCGTGTCCAGCTCGGCACGCCCGAACGCCCTGGGGCGGCAGATCAGGATCGACAGCAGTCTCGCCGCGGTGTCGTCGGTCTTCCAGAGCCGGCACGCGAGTTCCTGTTGCGTCTTCAGCCGCTTCGCGAGCGCACGAAGCTTGCCGAGGTGCACACCGTGATCGTCACCGTGTTTCGCGTTCACCTCGCGCGTGCGGGGGTCCTCCAGTGCGGCCAGTTCGGCCATCACCTCGGCCGCCACCGGGTCGATGGGCGTCGTCGCGGTCACCAGAGCAGCTTACGTCGGAGTCGGCCCCCGGTGACCTGCGGCTTGTCGGTTCCGGGCTGCCTGTCGGTTCCGGCTGGTCCGCCGTCCGCCGAATGGCACAGTGATGTCCATGGACAGGAAGTACGTCAGCGAGTGGCTCGCCGCCTACGAGCGGGTGTGGCGGACGCCGGGCACCAACGACCTGGTCACCCTCTTCACCGAGGATGCGAGCTACCAGCAGGGGCCGTACTGGACGCCCGTCGTCGGCCTGCCGGCCATCGCGCAGCTGTGGGAGAAGCAGCGCAAGGGCCCCGACGAGGTGTTCCAGATGACCACCGACATCGTCGCGGTCGAGGGCGACACCGCGGTGTCGCGTCAGGAGGTCCGCTACGGCGACCCGGTCGACCAGGAGTACCGCGACCTGTGGATCATGCGGTTCGCCGAGGACGGGCGGTGCCGGGCGTTCGAGGAATGGCCGTTCTGGCCGGGCCTTCAGCCGACCGCATCTCCGGACGGCTCGTGACCGAGGTGTCGACGAACGGGCGGCTCACACCGGGGCCTCGACCGGCTTCGGAGCCGCGTCGAGCGGCAGGTCGCGCATCCGGCGGATCGGGGTCGACAGGTAGATGATCGGGGACAGCACGGTGAGCGCCCCGAAGAGCAGCAGGGTGGTACGAGCACCGAGTGGCCCGGCCAGGATGCCGGCCAGCAGGCCCCCGAGGGGGATGGCGCCCCAGGAGACGAACTTGACGGTGGCGATCACCCGGGACAGGAGTTCCGGTGGGCTGGCGATCATCCGGTAGGTGCGGGTGGTCACGCTGAGCACCACCGAGGAGACGGCGAGGATGATGTTGCCGGCGGCGAAGGCGAGGTAGCCGGCGGTGCCGGTGCCGAGCGGAATGATGAGCGCGCCGGGTACGCCGACGAAGGCCGCGATGATCAGGCCGCGTGCGGTGCCCACCCGGTGCGTGAACCGGGTCGTCACCGCGGCGCCGATGAGCGTGCCGAGGCCGTCGGCGGCGAGGAGCAGCCCGACCAGCAGCGGCGATGCGTGCAGCTCACGCACCAGGTAGAACGGGAAGAGCGCGAGCATCGCGCCGTTGACGAAGTTCGTCGCGGTGGCGTCCCACATGGCCGGTCCGATGATCGGGTGGCGGAGCACGTAGTGCCAGCCCTCCCGGATCATCGTGACCATCGGCGGACGCTCGGCCGGTCGCTGCACCCGTCGGGCGGGGAGGGTGCGCAGCAGGACGGCGGAGATCACGTAGCTGACGGCGTCCACGAACAGCGTCGGCGCGGCAC
This window harbors:
- a CDS encoding family 43 glycosylhydrolase, which encodes MSLPLPRTGPVLRPAVRSAPAGRCSRRLRSVVVAALVVLAVTAGLPVGGPAQAAPAVNYTNPLVNQRADPHIFRHTDGYYYLTATVPQYDRIVLRRATTLQGLATAAETTIWTRHTSGEMGAHIWAPEIHFINNRWYVYFAAGRTDDVWRIRMYVLENANANPLNGSWTERGRITTPWDTFSLDASTFVVNGVRYLTWAQQEPGISTNSNVYLARMGANPWQITGTVTRLVVPTYDWETRGYRVAEGPAVIQRNGRVFLTYSASATDANYCLGMLTASATANLLDAASWSKSPAPVFASNAATSQYGPGHNSFTVSEDGQSDILVYHDRSYRDISGDPLNDPNRRTRLQKLYWNADGTPNFGIPVPDGATPVRLRAHDLNGSFVRHYDYRARIEPNVTNLADSQFRIVNGLAGGGSVSLESTNFPGYYLRHRGYALYVERSDGSSLFGNDASFQRRPGLAASDGLSLESQNFPGRYVRHRDGMLYLEPVSSTAERGSATFHLE
- a CDS encoding DNA alkylation repair protein gives rise to the protein MAELAALEDPRTREVNAKHGDDHGVHLGKLRALAKRLKTQQELACRLWKTDDTAARLLSILICRPRAFGRAELDTMLREARAPKVHDWLVNYVVKKSPHSEELRLAWCADPDPVVASAGWALTTERVTKKPESLDLPGLLDVIESEMRDAPDRLQWAMNHCLAQIGIEHAAYRARAIDIGERLAVLKDYPTSPGCTSPYAPVWINEMVRRAHA
- a CDS encoding nuclear transport factor 2 family protein, with the protein product MDRKYVSEWLAAYERVWRTPGTNDLVTLFTEDASYQQGPYWTPVVGLPAIAQLWEKQRKGPDEVFQMTTDIVAVEGDTAVSRQEVRYGDPVDQEYRDLWIMRFAEDGRCRAFEEWPFWPGLQPTASPDGS
- a CDS encoding MFS transporter; translation: MRLTAFWRWWGASTTSHLGSAVGGVALPLTALTVLDASAFEMGLITAAGYLAYLLISLPAGVVVQRVPLRGMQVALDLVRALAVASVPLAWWFDALTVTQLIAVALVVSFANVLFDVANQTFLPEIVPATQLQARNSLNSGTHAVTQLGGPSMGGLAVQVLGAAPTLFVDAVSYVISAVLLRTLPARRVQRPAERPPMVTMIREGWHYVLRHPIIGPAMWDATATNFVNGAMLALFPFYLVRELHASPLLVGLLLAADGLGTLIGAAVTTRFTHRVGTARGLIIAAFVGVPGALIIPLGTGTAGYLAFAAGNIILAVSSVVLSVTTRTYRMIASPPELLSRVIATVKFVSWGAIPLGGLLAGILAGPLGARTTLLLFGALTVLSPIIYLSTPIRRMRDLPLDAAPKPVEAPV